Proteins co-encoded in one Microcebus murinus isolate Inina chromosome 5, M.murinus_Inina_mat1.0, whole genome shotgun sequence genomic window:
- the POU3F2 gene encoding POU domain, class 3, transcription factor 2: protein MATAASNHYSLLTSSASIVHAEPPGGMQQGAGGYREAQSLVQSDYGALQSNGHPLSHAHQWITALSHGGGGGGGGGGGGGGGGGGGGGDGSPWSTSPLGQPDIKPSVVVQQGGRGDELHGPGALQQQHQQQQQQQQQQQQQQQQQQQQRPPHLVHHAANHHPGPGAWRSAAAAAHLPPSMGASNGGLLYSQPSFTVNGMLGAGGQPAGLHHHGLRDAHDEPHHADHHPHPHSHPHQQPPPPPPPQGPPGHPGAHHDPHSDEDTPTSDDLEQFAKQFKQRRIKLGFTQADVGLALGTLYGNVFSQTTICRFEALQLSFKNMCKLKPLLNKWLEEADSSSGSPTSIDKIAAQGRKRKKRTSIEVSVKGALESHFLKCPKPSAQEITSLADSLQLEKEVVRVWFCNRRQKEKRMTPPGGTLPGAEDVYGGSRDTPPHHGVQTPVQ from the coding sequence ATGGCGACCGCAGCGTCTAACCACTACAGCCTGCTCACCTCCAGCGCCTCCATCGTGCACGCCGAGCCGCCCGGCGGCATGCAGCAGGGCGCGGGGGGCTACCGTGAAGCGCAGAGCCTGGTGCAGAGCGACTACGGCGCGCTGCAGAGCAACGGGCACCCGCTCAGCCACGCTCACCAGTGGATCACCGCGCTGTCccacggcggcggcggcgggggaggcGGTGgtggcggcgggggcggcggcgggggcgggggaggcggcgACGGCTCCCCGTGGTCCACCAGCCCCTTGGGCCAGCCGGACATCAAGCCCTCGGTGGTGgtgcagcagggcggccgcggcgacGAGCTGCACGGGCCAGGCGccctgcagcagcagcaccagcagcagcagcagcaacagcagcagcagcagcagcaacagcagcagcagcagcagcagcggccgCCGCATCTGGTGCACCACGCCGCTAACCACCACCCGGGGCCCGGGGCATGGCGGAGCGCCGCGGCTGCAGCGCACCTCCCGCCCTCCATGGGAGCGTCGAACGGCGGCTTGCTCTACTCGCAGCCCAGCTTCACCGTGAACGGCATGCTGGGCGCCGGCGGGCAGCCGGCCGGGCTGCACCACCACGGCCTACGGGACGCGCACGACGAGCCGCACCATGCCGACCACCACCCGCATCCGCACTCGCACCCGCAccagcagccgccgccgccgccgcccccgcagGGCCCGCCTGGCCACCCAGGTGCGCACCACGACCCGCACTCGGACGAGGACACGCCGACCTCAGACGACCTGGAGCAGTTCGCCAAGCAGTTCAAGCAGCGGCGGATCAAACTGGGATTTACCCAAGCAGACGTGGGGCTGGCGCTGGGCACCCTGTACGGCAACGTGTTCTCGCAGACCACCATCTGCAGGTTTGAGGCCCTGCAGCTGAGCTTCAAGAACATGTGCAAGCTGAAGCCTTTGTTGAACAAGTGGTTGGAGGAGGCGGACTCGTCCTCGGGCAGCCCCACGAGCATAGACAAGATCGCAGCGCAGGGGCGCAAGCGGAAAAAGCGGACCTCCATCGAGGTGAGCGTCAAGGGGGCTCTGGAGAGCCATTTCCTCAAATGCCCCAAGCCCTCGGCCCAGGAGATCACCTCCCTCGCGGACAGCTTACAGCTGGAGAAGGAGGTGGTGAGAGTTTGGTTTTGTAacaggagacagaaagagaaaaggatgaCCCCTCCCGGAGGGACTCTGCCGGGCGCCGAGGATGTGTACGGGGGGAGTAGGGACACGCCACCACACCACGGGGTGCAGACGCCCGTCCAGTGA